GTGGCATGTTTCCATGCTTCGTTATACAGTTTTTCGAGTTCCGGCTTCAGCCCGCTCGTGCCATTTTGGATGGCATTCTCCATAAGTGCCAGGAGTGCATCCCGGTCGGTTTCAACCGGAAGCTTCCGGCACCGGAGCAGGGACCGGACAAATGCACAGACTGCCATATCCGAATGGATGCACTCCTGCTCATCAAGCGCCTTGATCTCAAGGCACTTTCTTGAGAACCGGATGATCAACCCGCTGGAATTGAGCCATTCCTCGCAGAGTATGCCGGCATCCTGCTCGCGCAGTTCCGTGAAAATCTCTTCCTGCGAGGTGCGGTAATCCCTGACCGACTGGATTGTTTCCGGTATAATCCCGTTGCAGATCCGTGGCATCTTTTTCTGGTTCTCGCGGTAGTACAACAGGCGGTTGTCCATGGAGCCTGTCAGTTTTCCTTCCACAAAAGGCGATGATGCAGTGATGGCGACCAGATAGGGGATCAGGCAGCAGAGCCGGTTATACTGGCTGATGAGATCCTGGCTGTTTTTGTACGAGAGATTGATCTGGAGCGCCTGGATGTTCAGCCAGCCATGCTGCCGCAGGTTAAAAAGCCGGTCGTACACCTCATAATATTCTCTCTCGTCATGGTCCCAGACCGCAGTCTGTTCCAGCCGGAGCAGCGGGTGCATGCCGAGACCCAGCAGCCGGTACTGGTCGGGAAATATCCGGAAAAATTTCCTTATTCCTCCCATCAGGTGGGCTTCAAGGACACAGAGATCTTCTGCGGGTGAACGGGGAATGATCTCAAGCACGGTCTTCTGGAGTTCCTTTCCCAGTTTTACATCCCCAAAGAGAATCTCGCCCTCGTATCTTCCGCAGATTGTCTTTATGATCTCATCAGAGACCGGTAAGGGATTAAACCGGCAATCATTGATGGAGAACTCATGCTCCGTGCCTGTCGTCATAATCAGGATTTATCGTGGTATTTCTGCCACTTTGTCAGTATCCGGCTCTTCAATGGCACAGATCACCGCAAGCTCGTCTTCGCTCAGGTTCCGGACAAGGTGGGTGATGCTCCTGACTGCGAGGTCGTACTGCTGTTGGTACGCCTCGGGCACTTCTTTTAACAGGCCGACAATCGGGCATATCCGCTCATGTTTGAGGTAAATTGCGATCATGTCACCGTTCATATCAAAGGTAAACGGCCCGGACCGGCAGGTCTCGGGCTTGATGGCATGAATGCTGCATTTACCATTCTTTGAGAGGACACATTCACCATTTTCCCGGGTTTTCAACCGCTTGTACCCGACAAATTCAAAAACATCCGGAGAGACCCCGGCCGTGGTCAGCCGTTCACAACACGCGGATGATACCGGGGGATGGGCCTCATCGCAGCAGTGACCGCCGCATTCCATACAGATAGTTTCAGCTCGTAATAACCAGTCTTCCATAAAAAATCACGCTGCAAAAAGATGGGATATAATATTCTCAAAAACACGGGGGTAACAATCGTCCTCCCCGCTCTCAATAGAGGGGTTGTCATTCACTTCAATCACGTACGCATCTCCGTTATTATTTTTGATATCCACGCCATATAGCCCCCGGCCGATGGCATTGCCCGCATCGATTCCCAGCTGGATCACGTGGGGCGGGACCTCTTCGGGAGGCACACTGTCAACCCCGCAATACACGATATGGCCGTTGACCGAGGCCTGTATCTTGAACGTGACCGAAGGTATCGTGTATTTGCACGCATAGAGCAATTTGCCGTCCAGCACCCCGATCCTCCAGTCATATTTGCTTTCTATGTATTGCTGGACAACGATCCAGTCCGAGAGCTTGATGAACCGGTGGGCCACCTTGAAAAAATCTGCAATATCATTCACTTTTTCGACACGAAGCGAGAATGACGTGGAAGGCTCTTTCAACACAAGGGGGGTGCCGAGTTCATCGAAAAGTTTTGTGACCCGTTCGACATTCAGTTCCTGTTTTGGCAAAAAGACGGTCTTTGGAAGCGAGATGTTCTTTTTGATCAACCGGGAGTACATGTTGATCTTATCCGAACAGCACCGGATCGATTCCGGGTCATCGAGGACCGGGATACCATGAAACCTGGCCATCTGTGCAGCTACGTACGTGATGTTCATCGGGTCGGTCCGGGCCCGGATGAAGAGTGCATCCATCTTTTTGATCTTGTGGATGTCTACCGGGAAGATAAAATTCGCCGTATGCCCCAGGGACTCGGCCACATCCCGGCACCGGATCAGGGCGTTTAACTGCTCGGAATTCGAAAGGGTTTTCCGGTCAACAAAGATGCCCAGCCGGTTCATAGGAACTCCTGGTGGGTCAGGTACGCCTCAAGGATTACGCGTTCGTTCTCCGGCAGGTGAGAATAGCGGGTGGGAGACAGGGAAGAAAGGGTATAGTGGCCCCTGTTTTTCACCAGTACCATCTGCACGAGTGGAATAGCAAAGAGGGCATAGATCTTCCCTGCAATCTGCGCTACCGCATCATTCTGACCGGTCGTCTGTCCGAATATTGCCGTGCACTTGCAGATCTCCGCACCTTCATCCAGTTTCTGGTAACAGAACGGGTATTTTCCCTTGTTGGTGAGGTGCCTGACCGCTTCTTTTGCGGTCTCATTGTTATACACTGCCGCATACTCCGATGAAGTGGCAAAATAGTTCAGGCCATAGATGATGGCCGGGAGCGGCACATAGGCCTGTGAGATTGCCCATTCACAGACCGGGATACCGGCAAGTTTTGCCCGTTCAAGGCAGATAGGCACCACAAATGCATCAATCACTGCACTGCTTGAGGGTAGTATATTCTCTCCTCTCATCTCCCTCTGCAGGATGGTATAGTACGTATCGGTCTTGTACGAATAATCTTCACTGACTACGTGAGACTGCTCACCCCGTTTGAGAATAAACAGGGAATCTTTCAGCAGCACATGGTTTTTCCTGCCGTTTGTTTTTGCAGGAGGTTTTACTGCCGCTATTCCGGGTGAAAGGGATTGTGCGGGCTTGATGGTTGCAGCCAGGAAGGCGTTGGCCAATGCAACAGCGCCGTAACCTTCGTACTGCTGGAGAGATATTTTTTCCGGGAACGGGGTTTTTCCCACCCTGTTGTTCATAGGCCCATCAACCCGAAAGAACAGCGGCCCTGAACAACCGGGCCGGTTACCCTTACATTGCCCGGCAGGGTCAGGTGAAATGGATCCCGGCTGGAAGAGTACAGGAGCCCCTCCCTGTCGAAACAATCAATTCTTCGTTCTCTACCCTGAGTGACAGGGTATACAATAAAATCGGTAAGAGACACCGGATGGTGCTCTTCATCGTCATCTTCAGCGAGACAATCGGTCATATGGAACACAAATCCAATAATACATGGATTGGATTATCGTTGATAGCTATACGCAGTGCTGTTTAAAGAATTTTGCATGAGCGTTGAGGAAAATGAGCGTGATTCATATCATGAGCCTCTCTGTTTAACCGCCAATTCGCCCATTGCCCGTCAGGCAAGCGCGTATTGTATGAATTATCGTCATGGATATGCAATGATGAGCATAAGATTGATTACTTTCTATAACCATCAGTAATCAGGATGCATATACCAACTCCCGAAGAACTTCGCACGCGCCGCGAATCACTGGGCCTGAAACAGACTGAACTGGCCCGGCGGGCAGGTATCAGCCAGTCGATGGTAGCAAGGATCGAAGCAGGAAATGTAGACCCCCGTATCAGCACGCTCAACAAGATCATCGTTGTGCTCAACAGCGCCGAGCCCAAGAAGATCAAGGCATTGCAGATCATGCATATGCCCGTGCTCTCCGTCCAGCCGCAGGACGCAATCACCCGCGCAGTTGAGATCTTTGAGAAAAACAATATCTCCCAGCTGCCGGTCATTGAACGGGGCGTTCCTGTCGGGTGCATTTCAGAAACCGTGATCGTCAAGGCAATCGAGCAGCAGCGTCTCCACAAGACTCACCTGTTCATTGTGCGGGATTTCATGGAACCGGGATTTCCCACCGTACCCCCCGATATGGATGTTGAGACGGTGATCAATATCCTCCAGCAGAACCACGCAGTGCTGGTAGTAGAGGGCAGGATTGTCCGTGGCGTTATTACCAAGCATGACCTGATCTCGCTGATTGTCTGATCCCCTCATTTTTCCCTGCCTGATATCCCTTTTAACAGAATATCCTCCCGAATAGCTGGAAAGACCTGCAAACGCAATGAGAAGAATATTTATAGCAATACTTTAAGGATTAGATATCAAGGTTTAATCCATTAAGGAGGTGTATCACATGTCAGAAGAGTCAAATGAGATCAGCAGTATGACCGTAATCGGAATCGGTATTGTGATATTTGTAGTGATTGTCGGATTTTGGTACCTGTTCCTCAAATAACAGTACTCAAAAAAAAATAGTACGCCTTTAAAAAATTCACCTTTTTAAAGTTTTGAGACGAGATCCCGGAGAATGGCGCCGGGATCTTTGGCTTTTACTACGCTTGATGCGAGCAGCACGCCATCTGTTCCGAGATCTACGGCAATCTTCACACATTCCCCTGACTGGATACCCGCACCGGTCAACACTTTTACCTTTGGATTTACGGCATGCACTGCGGCAACCGAGCGCTTTATGATATCGGGATTTGCTTTTGAGACCGAGACCCCGCTGCCGATAAGTTCCGGTGGCTCAATGGCAACGTAATCCGGACCGAGTGCCGCGGCCCCGGCACTGGCCGCTTCGTTGTTTGTGCAGACCACTGAGATGAGTTTATGCGCTGCAAGGCCCCTGACCGATGCTTCGATATCGGCAAGTGTGAGGCGCCGTTCCGAGTGGTTCACGAGCGATCCGGCAGCACCGGCAGTTTTAATTGCATCGACCGTGATATGCCCGGTATTTGCGCCGGGTTCGCACCCGTCCACGTGCTGTGCATAGACCGGAATGGCAAAGTGGTGGCTGAGCGGATGGAGATCAATATACGAAGGTGCGATGCCAATAACCGCCCCGCTTTCGCGCGCCACGAGTTCTGCCGCCTGTGCGATCATGTGGGCACGGTTGCCCATTCCCTCCCGGTATGTTTTCAGGTTGACAAGGATCAGTGGTGAAGCCATTTCTGCTACTCCTTTAATGATTTTTTAGTCCTGTTTACACGATTGATCTTTTTTACCTGATGAAGGTTTTTAAAAATACCCCCTCAGTGCAGAAGCGTGTTCTTATGATTCTTTGAGCCCCCGGATGAAATGACCCGCGGTAATCTCATCGCAGGAGATCCTTTTAATCCGGTCTTTGAGTGCCTGCAACGGTTTTCCCGTGACGGGTTTTTGGGCTGCAATGATGTCCAGAGCTTCGCGGTATATGCGAGTCATCTCAAGGACATAGGCTGCGGGTCTTCCCCGGGCATCGATCACGACCTCGCTGATACCCATGTCCTGGATTTCCGGGAGGTGATCCAAAAGGCAGAGCTCAGCGGCGTTGCCGATATGGGTCCTGCATTCGCTGTCCATGCGAACCGGAAAAACATGGCCGGTGGAGTCCCGGATCCCGTAAAAGATTCCCGGCACTTCTTGCAGTTTTTCTGCAGCACCCCGGCAGTGCAGGAAGGGTTCCAGCAGGCAGTCATCGGTAATGATTGCCTCACTGACACCCTGCACAATCAGGGCAAACCGGGTGTCAGGCCCCTGTGATCGGGCAGCAGAGATCAGGAGCCGTATTTCATCCCGGGAAAGTTCCGGCGAAAGGGTGAGCAGGTGACAACGGGAGGAGAGTTTTTCTGCCGTTGCATGGTTGAACACATTGAGACCGGTTGCCCCGGAGATTTTACCCTTTGGTGCGATCCGGTGAAGAGCATCGATCATGCCCGGGTTTTCCACCATGATTCCTGCAATTCCTCGCTCCGCTATCTGCGGCACCTGCGGAAGAACCCTGTCGGAAAATGCGGTCCGGGTTATCCGGGGAAATTTCCAGACAAGCGGGATGTCATGGGCCCGGCACTGTTCAACGGCAGCCACGATCTGCTCTTCTGTATCGGCTTTC
The sequence above is drawn from the Methanomicrobiales archaeon HGW-Methanomicrobiales-1 genome and encodes:
- a CDS encoding YkgJ family cysteine cluster protein is translated as MEDWLLRAETICMECGGHCCDEAHPPVSSACCERLTTAGVSPDVFEFVGYKRLKTRENGECVLSKNGKCSIHAIKPETCRSGPFTFDMNGDMIAIYLKHERICPIVGLLKEVPEAYQQQYDLAVRSITHLVRNLSEDELAVICAIEEPDTDKVAEIPR
- a CDS encoding RimK family alpha-L-glutamate ligase; amino-acid sequence: MNRLGIFVDRKTLSNSEQLNALIRCRDVAESLGHTANFIFPVDIHKIKKMDALFIRARTDPMNITYVAAQMARFHGIPVLDDPESIRCCSDKINMYSRLIKKNISLPKTVFLPKQELNVERVTKLFDELGTPLVLKEPSTSFSLRVEKVNDIADFFKVAHRFIKLSDWIVVQQYIESKYDWRIGVLDGKLLYACKYTIPSVTFKIQASVNGHIVYCGVDSVPPEEVPPHVIQLGIDAGNAIGRGLYGVDIKNNNGDAYVIEVNDNPSIESGEDDCYPRVFENIISHLFAA
- a CDS encoding transcriptional regulator, with amino-acid sequence MHIPTPEELRTRRESLGLKQTELARRAGISQSMVARIEAGNVDPRISTLNKIIVVLNSAEPKKIKALQIMHMPVLSVQPQDAITRAVEIFEKNNISQLPVIERGVPVGCISETVIVKAIEQQRLHKTHLFIVRDFMEPGFPTVPPDMDVETVINILQQNHAVLVVEGRIVRGVITKHDLISLIV
- the tpiA gene encoding triose-phosphate isomerase translates to MASPLILVNLKTYREGMGNRAHMIAQAAELVARESGAVIGIAPSYIDLHPLSHHFAIPVYAQHVDGCEPGANTGHITVDAIKTAGAAGSLVNHSERRLTLADIEASVRGLAAHKLISVVCTNNEAASAGAAALGPDYVAIEPPELIGSGVSVSKANPDIIKRSVAAVHAVNPKVKVLTGAGIQSGECVKIAVDLGTDGVLLASSVVKAKDPGAILRDLVSKL